From Butyricimonas paravirosa, one genomic window encodes:
- a CDS encoding thioredoxin family protein, whose protein sequence is MKKIILNLLFLAILLPVTAQESGIRFFHGTWDEAIALAKKEKKKIFVDFYTEWCGPCLNMSLTVFVLPQVGDVYNKNFVCLKIDAEKGEGRELAKRYGVNSYPTYIFVNPKNQEIVHRSGSNKPVEDFLYDAQGGINPKLGSVYMDKKYAVGKYDLDFLKDYIRYKKSSGSREVQKYFDELISKGAKLTEPDVWKLYCKCIIGYQNPYVKEVSDNYSQFTELFGKKEVDTKLMEATSYAPVQFIKELCDFEGKDFNIKMRVMTDLFNQKKYDEAFAEVERLKADPSIDQHKFVKLLAFYVRVSPEYTDKELPYETLVNKVRGLRYVAYNVYDRDDAMPHFYYVQGLEYLLKRALEEGKQIPTDLVATPAYGKKVYDMRHPDLKVKPKRR, encoded by the coding sequence ATGAAAAAAATAATACTGAATTTATTATTTTTAGCGATTCTGCTTCCTGTTACTGCGCAGGAAAGCGGAATTCGCTTTTTTCATGGAACGTGGGATGAGGCTATTGCTTTAGCGAAAAAAGAGAAAAAGAAGATTTTTGTGGACTTTTACACGGAATGGTGTGGTCCGTGCTTGAACATGTCGTTGACCGTGTTTGTACTTCCGCAGGTAGGCGATGTGTATAATAAGAACTTTGTTTGTCTGAAGATTGATGCTGAAAAAGGAGAGGGACGGGAGCTGGCAAAACGCTATGGAGTAAATTCTTACCCGACTTATATTTTTGTAAACCCGAAGAATCAAGAGATTGTACATCGGAGTGGAAGTAACAAACCGGTAGAGGATTTTCTTTATGATGCTCAAGGGGGAATTAACCCGAAATTAGGCTCTGTGTACATGGATAAGAAGTATGCTGTGGGAAAATATGATTTGGATTTTCTGAAAGATTATATCCGTTATAAAAAGTCTTCTGGAAGTCGGGAGGTTCAGAAATATTTTGATGAGTTGATTTCTAAAGGGGCAAAATTAACAGAGCCTGACGTGTGGAAGTTGTATTGTAAATGTATCATCGGGTATCAAAATCCTTACGTGAAGGAAGTTTCTGATAATTATTCACAATTCACGGAATTATTCGGTAAAAAGGAAGTAGATACGAAATTAATGGAGGCGACCTCTTATGCCCCGGTTCAGTTTATAAAGGAGTTATGTGATTTCGAGGGAAAAGATTTTAATATCAAGATGCGTGTGATGACCGATCTTTTTAATCAGAAAAAGTATGATGAGGCATTTGCCGAAGTCGAGCGTTTGAAAGCAGATCCGTCGATCGACCAGCATAAGTTCGTGAAATTACTTGCGTTTTATGTGCGAGTATCCCCGGAATATACAGATAAAGAATTGCCTTATGAAACGTTGGTAAACAAAGTTCGAGGATTGAGATATGTCGCTTATAATGTGTATGATCGGGATGATGCCATGCCCCATTTTTATTACGTGCAGGGTTTGGAATACCTGTTGAAACGAGCCTTGGAAGAAGGAAAGCAAATCCCTACTGATTTGGTCGCCACTCCGGCATACGGGAAAAAAGTGTATGATATGCGTCACCCGGATTTAAAAGTGAAACCCAAACGAAGGTAA
- a CDS encoding alpha/beta hydrolase family esterase has translation MRKYWILFILISFIAMFSCTDDTSAYLSQDKEDVNVDEVPVDTTKKDTLLPEGQLVPGMHLVKLMVQQGDSLVERRFKYFMPVTLSPDKPISLIFEFHGSYEFDGPDEIADPLANISEANFLCQKAIKENIVICYPAGSVEISNEADTSGAVNWAGDGYTKSLPFVDAMVKYFTQDNEPRVDPNRIYSTGQSSGAIFSFTLALHRSDVFAAITPRAGQSASVEPFPSRAVPVRVFAGEIDDIVQHSAVLTNMTKWAREIGGYFESDMQIDTARYEGYADVTIRSWRGGKADYEIYSLAGIGHGINAGKCLDDMWEFMNSHPLNYNPANLFVSTNIKEIDAQCNQTFEISFNYSEGAEISIDAPQSWNPRIEGKKLTLTAPLDYFGNIEREGTITFTVTSNQATANCEIPFYLNAPKTYFEVGDIYYNEKFEPVGVVCWVNNKNIREAKIINLQEVTTQGSYQTINFGDFGTNFITPDYDDGENNTLLHVQQNATLSKPLNNIQSGLIWAAQYEYKGVGGWYLPAFNELQAISGKLTLINEKLQEIGGESVVNTNKLDAYLSSTVTDASGTKCFHMMNFTSNMEVTQVRENTSYYRARAFKKVIIK, from the coding sequence ATGAGAAAATATTGGATTTTATTTATATTGATTTCTTTTATTGCCATGTTTTCCTGTACGGACGACACGAGTGCTTACTTGTCCCAAGATAAGGAAGACGTGAATGTGGATGAGGTTCCTGTTGACACGACGAAAAAAGATACTCTCCTTCCCGAGGGACAACTTGTTCCCGGTATGCATTTGGTGAAGTTAATGGTACAGCAGGGGGATAGTTTGGTCGAGCGGAGATTCAAGTATTTCATGCCTGTGACGTTGAGTCCCGATAAACCGATTTCCTTGATTTTCGAGTTCCATGGAAGTTATGAGTTTGACGGACCGGATGAAATTGCGGATCCGCTCGCTAATATTTCGGAAGCAAATTTCTTATGTCAAAAGGCGATCAAGGAGAATATTGTTATCTGTTATCCTGCGGGATCGGTAGAGATTAGCAATGAGGCCGATACCAGTGGTGCGGTGAACTGGGCCGGGGATGGTTACACGAAGAGTCTTCCGTTCGTGGATGCCATGGTGAAATATTTTACCCAAGACAATGAGCCGCGGGTGGATCCCAACCGGATTTATTCCACGGGACAGTCGAGTGGTGCCATATTTTCTTTCACGTTGGCATTGCATAGGTCGGATGTGTTTGCTGCGATTACTCCTCGTGCAGGACAAAGTGCTTCCGTGGAGCCGTTTCCGAGTCGTGCGGTACCCGTGAGGGTATTTGCCGGAGAGATAGATGACATAGTGCAGCATAGTGCTGTCCTCACGAATATGACCAAGTGGGCTCGGGAGATTGGTGGGTATTTTGAATCTGATATGCAAATAGATACGGCTAGGTATGAAGGATATGCGGATGTTACGATTCGTTCTTGGCGTGGGGGTAAAGCGGATTACGAAATCTATTCGCTTGCTGGTATCGGACACGGGATTAATGCCGGAAAGTGTTTGGATGATATGTGGGAATTTATGAATAGTCACCCCTTGAACTATAATCCCGCAAATTTATTTGTGTCAACCAATATTAAGGAGATAGATGCCCAATGTAATCAGACTTTCGAAATCTCATTCAATTACAGCGAAGGTGCTGAAATTTCGATAGATGCCCCTCAAAGTTGGAATCCTAGAATTGAAGGGAAGAAATTAACGTTGACGGCCCCTCTTGATTATTTCGGGAATATTGAACGTGAAGGAACGATCACCTTCACAGTTACGAGTAATCAAGCAACAGCAAATTGTGAAATCCCGTTCTATCTGAACGCCCCGAAGACCTATTTTGAAGTGGGGGATATTTATTATAACGAGAAATTTGAACCCGTAGGTGTGGTTTGTTGGGTGAATAATAAGAATATCCGGGAAGCAAAAATTATCAATTTACAGGAAGTTACCACACAAGGAAGTTATCAAACGATTAATTTTGGTGATTTCGGTACGAATTTTATTACTCCGGATTATGATGATGGAGAAAATAACACGTTGTTACACGTGCAGCAAAATGCCACCCTGTCAAAACCTTTGAACAATATCCAGAGCGGATTGATCTGGGCTGCCCAATACGAGTATAAAGGGGTAGGCGGTTGGTATCTTCCCGCTTTCAATGAATTGCAGGCAATCAGTGGCAAGTTGACGTTGATAAATGAGAAGTTGCAAGAGATTGGAGGAGAAAGTGTGGTGAATACCAATAAATTGGATGCATATCTTTCATCAACGGTAACTGATGCGAGTGGTACAAAATGCTTCCACATGATGAATTTCACTAGCAATATGGAAGTAACTCAGGTTAGAGAGAATACTTCTTATTATAGAGCACGTGCATTTAAAAAGGTAATCATAAAATAG
- a CDS encoding PKD-like family lipoprotein — MKKVHASLFSMLLGGLAVTACYDDLGNYSYRDINELHVEGIERDYVRDVDDSLKIVPVLQGTQYSDTSRFTYAWEIQSSILAETQDLNLRINLTTGEKKCRYIVTDKKTGVQYYTPFNLSIRSSTAADLIVVLSKYKGRAELSYLRLDKPSNWVMNYYADRYGENLGMNPQRLQLTYMESNQGWPVTCPQGRLLVLCDDQASLLDKSTMMRDTVMPYLTAGAYKGIATWPPEDEDEGDGFIYQTQFMASSVSFWRTNPYGSGFQKGEYFFEISGGELFTVYTATNTSAKATFKANIGSRYDGGYLCPFGFWDDMSDSELGPNGDMGRKQGDFIMFDKVHGKFTFYDGGFMREGDGGRDVDPIPTYAGYELIWGSATNLSPNNRCLAILNNGTQTRLVMLENGPGIGIGGKVRTKALVKEVSGGVITSSSKFYVPNYVDHLYFTVGNAVYCYTISDMLGNVVPGNSHKLFDLTQYGYDANAVITDVCVSRSEKTLLLGVSRYGTDAEAMTDELMGDILYFDLDVSNKQIKYNEAKSARGIAGIPVDVEIKYQTYWRNGCLQDGVTLKDNI, encoded by the coding sequence ATGAAAAAAGTACACGCATCATTATTCAGTATGTTGTTGGGCGGTTTGGCAGTAACCGCTTGTTATGATGATCTTGGAAATTATAGTTACCGGGATATTAACGAGTTGCACGTGGAGGGAATTGAACGTGATTACGTGCGGGATGTGGACGATAGTTTAAAAATAGTACCCGTTTTGCAGGGCACGCAATACAGCGATACTTCTCGATTCACGTATGCGTGGGAAATCCAAAGCAGTATTCTTGCCGAAACTCAAGATTTGAATTTGAGAATCAACTTGACGACCGGAGAGAAAAAGTGTCGTTACATCGTGACGGACAAGAAAACGGGGGTTCAATATTATACTCCATTTAATTTGAGTATCCGTTCTTCTACTGCGGCCGATTTGATTGTCGTGCTCAGCAAGTATAAAGGACGTGCGGAGCTTTCTTACTTACGTTTGGACAAGCCTTCTAATTGGGTTATGAATTATTATGCCGATCGTTATGGAGAGAATCTGGGGATGAATCCTCAACGACTTCAGCTGACTTATATGGAGTCAAATCAAGGTTGGCCGGTGACATGTCCACAGGGGCGTTTGTTGGTGTTGTGTGATGATCAGGCTTCTCTTTTGGATAAAAGCACGATGATGAGGGATACGGTGATGCCTTATTTAACGGCAGGGGCGTACAAGGGGATTGCTACTTGGCCTCCGGAGGATGAAGATGAGGGGGATGGGTTTATTTATCAAACGCAATTTATGGCCTCTTCGGTTTCTTTTTGGAGAACAAATCCGTACGGAAGCGGATTCCAGAAAGGAGAGTATTTTTTTGAAATTTCCGGGGGAGAGTTGTTTACCGTTTACACGGCTACGAATACTTCTGCTAAAGCGACGTTTAAGGCGAATATAGGGAGTCGTTATGATGGTGGTTATTTGTGTCCTTTCGGTTTTTGGGATGATATGTCTGATAGTGAACTGGGACCTAATGGAGATATGGGGAGAAAGCAAGGAGATTTCATCATGTTTGATAAGGTTCACGGGAAATTCACTTTCTATGACGGTGGTTTCATGCGTGAAGGTGACGGAGGGAGAGACGTGGATCCTATTCCAACGTATGCTGGTTATGAGTTGATATGGGGAAGTGCGACCAATTTGAGTCCGAACAATCGTTGTTTGGCGATTTTGAATAACGGCACACAGACGCGTTTGGTGATGCTTGAAAATGGTCCGGGTATTGGAATTGGAGGTAAGGTTCGCACGAAAGCCTTGGTGAAAGAGGTTAGCGGGGGAGTTATCACGAGTTCCTCGAAGTTCTATGTCCCCAATTATGTTGATCATTTGTATTTTACGGTCGGGAATGCGGTGTATTGCTATACGATTAGTGATATGTTGGGAAATGTTGTTCCGGGGAATAGTCATAAGTTGTTCGACTTGACTCAATACGGCTACGATGCTAATGCCGTTATCACGGATGTGTGCGTGTCTCGTAGCGAGAAAACGTTGTTGTTGGGTGTGTCTCGTTATGGCACGGATGCAGAAGCCATGACCGATGAGCTGATGGGGGATATCCTCTATTTTGATTTGGATGTTTCCAATAAACAAATCAAATACAATGAGGCTAAATCAGCCCGTGGTATCGCTGGAATTCCCGTGGATGTGGAGATTAAATACCAGACGTATTGGCGTAACGGGTGTTTACAAGACGGGGTTACTTTAAAAGATAACATTTAA
- a CDS encoding DUF4843 domain-containing protein yields the protein MNRLSYYFLLSCVALLWSCDQDIDYPYQGKDRIQFQHYTVDWNGNRNYSDSTLFSFGLIPSEVREDTLKLPVEYLGNGSDRDRTYKVSIVADSTTAVEGVHYLAFNSLQTFRANELTDTLYIVVLREALSKDYAEGENIRLELKLEATDDFALGLDGGIQRKIVFNDFMAEPTWWQGSLSGSFGFYHPKKWKFLIEEIGDEELATYGSIPYDRNSPEIKSYVNSMDRYLRNTVVIDDVTGMRVTMNGLEPIE from the coding sequence ATGAATAGATTATCATATTATTTCTTATTGAGTTGTGTCGCACTATTATGGAGTTGCGATCAAGATATTGATTATCCTTATCAAGGAAAGGATAGAATACAGTTTCAACATTATACCGTTGACTGGAATGGAAATCGTAATTATAGCGATTCGACGTTATTTTCTTTCGGGCTTATACCCAGTGAAGTAAGAGAGGATACGTTGAAATTACCCGTGGAATATTTGGGAAATGGTTCCGATAGAGATAGAACCTATAAAGTGTCGATTGTTGCTGATTCCACCACGGCTGTAGAAGGCGTACACTATTTGGCTTTTAATAGCCTGCAGACGTTCCGTGCCAACGAGTTGACAGACACGTTGTATATTGTGGTCCTTCGGGAGGCGTTGTCTAAGGATTATGCTGAAGGAGAGAATATACGGTTGGAGTTGAAATTGGAGGCCACGGATGATTTTGCTTTAGGATTGGACGGTGGGATTCAACGAAAGATTGTTTTCAACGATTTTATGGCAGAGCCGACGTGGTGGCAAGGGAGTCTGTCCGGTTCATTTGGTTTTTACCACCCGAAAAAATGGAAGTTTCTTATCGAAGAGATTGGAGATGAGGAGTTAGCCACGTACGGAAGTATTCCTTATGATCGTAATTCTCCTGAAATTAAATCTTACGTTAATAGTATGGATCGATATTTGAGAAATACGGTCGTGATTGATGATGTTACGGGAATGCGAGTTACCATGAATGGTTTGGAACCTATAGAATAG